Proteins encoded within one genomic window of Streptomyces kaniharaensis:
- a CDS encoding DUF445 domain-containing protein yields the protein MVELTLHRPAASRGGPRRGAIAAPGAGRGVGRRWSRARSPGARGVRAGVRRARDCGARRPLAPGSGQTGGVSDEAFSGTGPGVRFTAADEQKRRGVRRMKTIATGLLAFATLVFALATWAKAAGAGAWAGYVAAAAEAGMVGALADWFAVTALFRRPFGLPIPHTAIIPTKKDAFGRTLGEFVGENFLSGHVVRGRLAALGIARRLGEWLAAPGSAERVTKEASAALRGVLAVLRDDDVQAVVGEAVTRRAAATSVAEPMGRMLGKVVADGGHHGVVDLVAVRAHGWLTANHEEVVQRVSQKTPGWTPKFIDHQVGERVYKELMRFVTDIRDDPDHPARGAIDNFLADFATELQTDPETIARVERAKVELLARPEVQDLIASTWAAVRTLVLNAAEDEDSELRRRIREGVRSFGARLATDPKLQAKVDGWLQDAAQYLVETYRAEITSLISETVAGWDADDASRKIEANVGRDLQFIRINGTVVGAMAGLLIHTVAVALGG from the coding sequence GTGGTCGAGTTGACGCTGCATCGCCCGGCGGCGTCCAGAGGCGGACCACGCAGAGGTGCGATAGCTGCACCGGGAGCCGGGCGGGGCGTAGGGAGGCGTTGGTCCCGCGCGCGATCGCCGGGAGCGCGGGGCGTGCGAGCCGGAGTCCGCAGGGCGCGTGATTGCGGGGCACGCCGTCCGCTCGCGCCGGGCAGCGGGCAGACTGGCGGGGTGAGTGACGAAGCCTTCAGCGGGACCGGCCCCGGGGTCCGGTTCACCGCGGCCGACGAGCAGAAGAGACGCGGCGTCCGCCGGATGAAGACCATCGCGACCGGCCTGCTGGCCTTCGCGACCCTGGTCTTCGCCCTCGCCACCTGGGCCAAGGCGGCGGGTGCGGGCGCCTGGGCCGGGTACGTGGCGGCCGCAGCCGAGGCGGGCATGGTCGGCGCGCTGGCCGACTGGTTCGCGGTGACGGCGCTGTTCCGCCGCCCGTTCGGCCTGCCGATCCCGCACACCGCGATCATCCCGACCAAGAAGGACGCCTTCGGGCGCACGCTGGGCGAGTTCGTCGGGGAGAACTTCCTCTCCGGCCACGTGGTCCGCGGCCGGCTCGCCGCGCTCGGCATCGCCCGCCGGCTGGGGGAGTGGCTGGCCGCGCCGGGCAGTGCCGAGCGGGTCACCAAGGAGGCCTCGGCGGCGCTGCGCGGGGTGCTCGCGGTGCTCCGGGACGACGACGTGCAGGCGGTCGTCGGGGAGGCGGTGACCAGGCGGGCCGCGGCCACCTCGGTGGCCGAGCCGATGGGGCGGATGCTGGGCAAGGTGGTCGCGGACGGCGGCCACCACGGCGTGGTCGACCTGGTCGCGGTCCGGGCGCACGGCTGGCTGACCGCCAACCACGAGGAGGTCGTCCAGCGGGTCTCCCAGAAGACTCCCGGCTGGACGCCCAAGTTCATCGACCACCAGGTCGGCGAGCGGGTCTACAAGGAGCTGATGCGGTTCGTCACCGACATCCGGGACGACCCCGACCACCCGGCTCGCGGCGCGATCGACAACTTCCTCGCCGACTTCGCGACCGAGCTGCAGACCGACCCGGAGACCATCGCGCGCGTCGAGCGGGCCAAGGTGGAGCTGCTGGCCCGGCCCGAGGTGCAGGACCTGATCGCCTCCACCTGGGCGGCCGTGCGCACCCTGGTGCTGAACGCGGCCGAGGACGAGGACAGCGAGCTGCGCCGGCGCATCCGCGAGGGCGTGAGGAGCTTCGGCGCACGCCTGGCCACCGATCCCAAGCTCCAGGCCAAGGTGGACGGCTGGCTCCAGGACGCCGCCCAGTACCTGGTGGAGACCTACCGCGCCGAGATCACCTCGCTGATCTCCGAGACGGTGGCGGGCTGGGACGCCGACGACGCCTCCCGCAAGATCGAGGCCAACGTCGGCCGTGACCTGCAGTTCATCCGGATCAACGGCACCGTGGTCGGCGCCATGGCCGGCCTGCTCATCCACACCGTGGCCGTCGCGCTCGGCGGCTGA
- a CDS encoding ABC transporter ATP-binding protein has translation MALIELEDVRRTFTVRARTGRFSREKREVRAVDGLSFTVEAGECVGYIGPNGAGKSTTIKMLTGILVPSGGRLRVAGVDPARERVALARRIGVVFGQRTTLWWDLPLRDSFELARRIYRIPDRRYRENLDRCVELLDLDGLLDTPVRQLSLGQRMRGDLAAALLHDPQVLYLDEPTIGLDVVSKGRVREFLRAVNRERGTTVLLTTHDLTDIEQLCGRVMVIDHGRVVYDGGLDGLHEAGESERTLVVDLAESRAAIVVPGARVVKVEGPRQWLAFPAQESAAPIVAAVAARYPLVDLSVREPAIEDVIARMYTEVAIG, from the coding sequence ATGGCACTGATCGAACTCGAAGACGTCCGCCGCACCTTCACCGTCCGCGCCCGCACCGGGCGGTTCAGCCGGGAGAAGCGCGAGGTGCGCGCGGTGGACGGGCTCAGCTTCACCGTCGAGGCCGGCGAGTGCGTCGGCTACATCGGCCCGAACGGCGCCGGCAAGTCGACCACCATCAAGATGCTCACCGGCATCCTCGTCCCCAGCGGCGGCCGGCTGCGGGTCGCCGGAGTGGACCCGGCCCGCGAACGCGTCGCGCTGGCCCGCCGGATCGGCGTGGTCTTCGGCCAGCGCACCACCCTCTGGTGGGACCTCCCGCTGCGCGACTCCTTCGAACTCGCCCGCCGGATCTACCGCATCCCCGACCGGCGATATCGCGAGAACCTCGACCGATGCGTCGAGCTGCTCGACCTCGACGGGTTGTTGGACACGCCCGTCCGGCAGCTCTCGCTCGGCCAGCGGATGCGCGGCGACCTCGCGGCGGCGCTGCTGCACGACCCGCAGGTGCTGTACCTGGACGAGCCGACCATCGGCCTGGACGTCGTCAGCAAGGGCCGGGTGCGCGAGTTCCTGCGCGCGGTGAACCGCGAGCGCGGCACCACCGTGCTGCTCACCACGCACGACCTGACCGACATCGAGCAGCTGTGCGGCCGGGTGATGGTGATCGACCACGGCCGGGTCGTGTACGACGGCGGGCTGGACGGCCTGCACGAGGCGGGCGAGAGCGAGCGGACGCTGGTCGTCGACCTCGCCGAGTCACGGGCGGCCATCGTGGTGCCCGGCGCCCGGGTGGTGAAGGTCGAGGGGCCGAGGCAGTGGCTGGCCTTCCCGGCGCAGGAGAGCGCCGCGCCGATCGTGGCGGCGGTGGCCGCGCGGTACCCGCTGGTGGACCTGTCGGTGCGCGAGCCGGCGATCGAGGACGTGATCGCCCGGATGTACACGGAGGTCGCGATCGGCTGA
- a CDS encoding ABC transporter permease encodes MAEPLIARTRWAVRSWRLCAAMWMRSTMAYRASFALTLGASLVTQSLDFVVLVLMFQHTDRLGGWTLPELAFLYATATFALGIANLLVGSIDGLGARIVNGTLDTMLIRPAPALSQLCAERFSLRRLGRPIQALVVLVWSLAALDVTWTWDRVLLVPALLLCGCVIFGAIWIGTATVQFWWGEAKEIQNSVTYGGATLLHYPPTIFAKELVAGVVFGVPLAFVNWLPALHVLGRPDPLGLPTAFQYASPLAAALCAAAAGLAWRTGLRAYRGTGS; translated from the coding sequence GTGGCTGAGCCCCTGATCGCCCGGACCCGCTGGGCGGTCCGGTCCTGGCGGCTGTGCGCCGCGATGTGGATGCGCTCGACGATGGCCTACCGGGCCTCGTTCGCGCTGACCCTCGGCGCGAGCCTGGTCACGCAGTCGCTGGACTTCGTCGTGCTGGTGCTGATGTTCCAGCACACCGACCGGCTCGGCGGCTGGACCCTGCCCGAGCTGGCCTTCCTCTACGCCACCGCGACCTTCGCCCTCGGCATCGCCAACCTGCTGGTCGGCTCGATCGACGGCCTCGGCGCGCGGATCGTCAACGGGACGCTGGACACCATGCTGATCCGGCCCGCGCCGGCCCTCTCCCAGCTGTGCGCCGAACGCTTCTCGCTGCGCCGGCTCGGTCGCCCGATCCAGGCCCTGGTCGTGCTGGTCTGGTCGCTGGCCGCCCTGGACGTGACGTGGACGTGGGACCGGGTGCTGCTGGTGCCCGCCCTGCTGCTCTGCGGCTGCGTCATCTTCGGCGCGATCTGGATCGGCACCGCGACCGTCCAGTTCTGGTGGGGCGAGGCCAAGGAGATCCAGAACTCCGTCACCTACGGCGGCGCCACCCTGCTGCACTACCCGCCGACGATCTTCGCCAAGGAACTGGTCGCCGGCGTGGTCTTCGGCGTCCCGCTGGCCTTCGTCAACTGGCTGCCCGCGCTGCACGTCCTCGGCCGTCCCGACCCGCTCGGCCTGCCCACCGCCTTCCAGTACGCCTCCCCGCTCGCCGCCGCGCTCTGCGCGGCCGCCGCCGGGCTCGCCTGGCGCACCGGTCTCCGGGCGTACCGGGGCACCGGCAGCTGA
- a CDS encoding ABC transporter permease, whose translation MPNAPGLYAAVARGAFRRYSTYRAATLAGAFTNTVFGIILASSFLALWQARPNLGGYDQSQAVTYIWVSQALLVTVAVWGGGFQDDLQDRFRSGDIAVDLYRPVDFQGWWLATDLGRAAFQLLVRGTVPLLVGALVFRTRMPEQPLTWAFFLLSVLLAVVVSFGLRFLVSITGFWLHDSEGVRSVMLVVSMFFSGMLLPIGLFPGLLGDVAPVLPWAALVQVPTDVFLERRTGAGLLGALGFQLAWAVALLGAGRAAQLLATRRVVVQGG comes from the coding sequence ATGCCGAATGCGCCCGGGCTTTACGCCGCCGTCGCGCGCGGCGCCTTCCGCCGCTACTCCACCTACCGCGCCGCCACCCTGGCCGGCGCCTTCACCAACACCGTCTTCGGCATCATCCTGGCCTCCTCCTTCCTCGCCCTCTGGCAGGCCCGCCCGAACCTCGGCGGCTACGACCAGAGCCAGGCCGTCACCTACATCTGGGTCAGCCAGGCGCTGCTGGTCACCGTCGCCGTGTGGGGCGGCGGCTTCCAGGACGACCTCCAGGACCGCTTCCGCAGCGGGGACATCGCCGTCGACCTCTACCGCCCGGTCGACTTCCAGGGCTGGTGGCTGGCCACCGACCTCGGCCGGGCCGCCTTCCAGCTGCTGGTCCGCGGCACCGTGCCGCTGCTGGTCGGCGCGCTGGTGTTCCGCACCCGGATGCCGGAACAACCGCTGACCTGGGCCTTCTTTTTGCTCTCGGTACTGCTCGCGGTCGTCGTCAGCTTCGGGCTGCGCTTCCTCGTCTCGATCACCGGCTTCTGGCTGCACGACTCGGAGGGGGTGCGGTCGGTGATGCTCGTGGTCTCGATGTTCTTCTCCGGGATGCTGCTGCCGATCGGGCTCTTCCCCGGCCTGCTCGGCGACGTCGCGCCGGTGCTGCCCTGGGCCGCGCTGGTGCAGGTGCCGACGGACGTCTTCCTGGAGCGCCGGACCGGCGCCGGACTGCTCGGGGCGCTCGGCTTCCAGCTCGCCTGGGCCGTCGCGCTGCTCGGCGCCGGCCGGGCCGCCCAACTGCTGGCGACCCGCAGGGTGGTGGTCCAGGGTGGCTGA
- a CDS encoding transglycosylase domain-containing protein: protein MTVSTRRQAKRAARREARRALPLWRRLLPTWRVTLGTLTALLLLAVGAFAVLYVIVPVPDPNAHAVAQNNIYLYSDGTTEIAHTGAVNRTDVTIDQIPLDTQHAVVSAEDRTFYRNRGIDLKGMVRAGWNTLIGKGMQGGSTITQQYVKNYYLTQDQTISRKGRELFIALKVDQQRDKKEILAGYLNSSYFGRGAYGIQSAAHAYYGVDVSGLTVAQGAYLAALLQAPSAYDVKTAKPANREKAIARWNYALDGMVQLGFLKAADRAATTFPEPIDPQPATGLAGQAGYLVGVADDYLTSTGIIDAPTLKAGGWRITTTFDKPRQDAFTKAVQQELTGELDPKARPTTDTDVRVAGASVEPATGRVVAVYGGADYAKQPYNDALRQDNQIGSTFKPIDLAAGLIAQHTLDGRPITPETRYDGTSERPVTGGPTPYAPPNEDNVDYGNITLRYAMVKSVNSVYAQEGVDAGLARVRETAVKLGIPDNVPGMDPANTSMTLGTATPSALDLAGAYAAIANHGQAHTPWSVLKLERANAGSGSIDVPKMPEHTPTDALDRTTADTVTDVLRDVVSPRGTGAAALDLGRPAAGKTGTTDSNLSAWFAGFTPELTTTVGLFRENPKTHAKEPLAGTAGLTRINGGTFPTRIWTAYMTDALDGTAVQQFDLQTGRGNGSQYTWPTGSASASATPSATPGPTAGSAPPSSAPAPTGPAPAKPTATGEPTPAPVVPSPQAPLPTPTQDQPTATARPTPTRPPKPTTQPTATAPPVSGTATPPAVP, encoded by the coding sequence ATGACCGTGAGCACCCGACGCCAGGCCAAACGGGCCGCCCGCCGCGAGGCCCGCCGCGCCCTCCCGCTCTGGCGCCGGCTCCTGCCCACCTGGCGGGTCACCCTCGGCACCCTCACCGCGCTGCTGCTGCTCGCCGTCGGCGCCTTCGCCGTGCTCTACGTCATCGTCCCGGTGCCCGACCCCAACGCCCACGCCGTCGCCCAGAACAACATCTACCTCTACTCCGACGGCACCACCGAGATCGCCCATACCGGCGCCGTCAACCGCACCGACGTCACCATCGACCAGATCCCCCTCGACACCCAGCACGCCGTCGTCTCCGCCGAGGACCGCACCTTCTACCGCAACCGCGGCATCGACCTGAAGGGCATGGTCCGGGCCGGCTGGAACACCCTCATCGGCAAGGGCATGCAGGGCGGCTCCACCATCACCCAGCAGTACGTCAAGAACTACTACCTGACCCAGGACCAGACCATCTCCCGCAAGGGCCGCGAACTCTTCATCGCCCTCAAGGTCGACCAGCAGCGGGACAAGAAGGAGATCCTGGCCGGCTACCTCAACAGCAGCTACTTCGGCCGCGGCGCCTACGGCATCCAGAGCGCCGCCCACGCCTACTACGGCGTCGACGTCTCCGGGCTCACCGTCGCCCAGGGCGCCTACCTCGCCGCGCTGCTCCAGGCCCCCAGCGCCTACGACGTCAAGACCGCGAAGCCCGCCAACCGCGAGAAGGCCATCGCGCGCTGGAACTACGCCCTCGACGGCATGGTCCAACTCGGCTTCCTCAAGGCCGCCGACCGCGCCGCCACCACCTTCCCCGAGCCCATCGACCCCCAGCCCGCCACCGGCCTCGCCGGCCAGGCCGGCTACCTCGTCGGCGTCGCCGACGACTACCTCACCTCCACCGGCATCATCGACGCCCCCACCCTCAAAGCCGGCGGCTGGCGCATCACCACCACCTTCGACAAGCCCAGGCAGGACGCCTTCACCAAGGCCGTCCAGCAGGAACTCACCGGCGAACTCGACCCCAAGGCCCGCCCCACCACCGACACCGACGTCCGCGTCGCCGGCGCCTCCGTCGAACCCGCCACCGGCCGCGTCGTCGCCGTCTACGGCGGCGCCGACTACGCCAAGCAGCCCTACAACGACGCCCTGCGCCAGGACAACCAGATCGGATCCACCTTCAAGCCCATCGACCTCGCCGCCGGCCTCATCGCCCAACACACCCTCGACGGCCGCCCGATCACCCCCGAGACCCGCTACGACGGCACCAGTGAACGCCCCGTCACCGGCGGCCCCACCCCGTACGCGCCGCCCAACGAGGACAACGTCGACTACGGCAACATCACCCTGCGCTACGCCATGGTGAAGTCCGTCAACTCGGTGTACGCGCAGGAGGGCGTGGACGCCGGACTCGCCCGCGTCCGCGAGACCGCCGTCAAGCTCGGCATCCCCGACAACGTGCCCGGCATGGACCCGGCCAACACCTCGATGACCCTCGGCACCGCCACCCCCAGCGCCCTCGACCTGGCCGGCGCCTACGCCGCCATCGCCAACCACGGCCAGGCGCACACCCCCTGGTCCGTCCTCAAGCTCGAACGCGCCAACGCCGGCTCCGGCTCGATCGACGTCCCCAAGATGCCCGAGCACACCCCCACCGACGCCCTCGACCGGACCACCGCCGACACCGTCACCGACGTCCTGCGCGACGTCGTCAGCCCGCGCGGCACCGGCGCCGCCGCCCTCGACCTCGGCCGGCCCGCCGCCGGCAAGACCGGCACCACCGACTCCAACCTCTCCGCCTGGTTCGCCGGCTTCACCCCCGAACTCACCACCACCGTCGGCCTGTTCCGCGAGAACCCGAAGACCCACGCCAAGGAGCCGCTGGCCGGCACCGCCGGCCTCACCCGGATCAACGGCGGCACCTTCCCCACCAGGATCTGGACCGCCTACATGACCGACGCCCTCGACGGCACCGCGGTCCAGCAGTTCGACCTGCAGACCGGCCGCGGCAACGGCAGCCAGTACACCTGGCCGACCGGCAGCGCCTCCGCCTCCGCCACCCCCAGCGCGACCCCCGGCCCCACGGCCGGCAGCGCGCCGCCGAGCAGCGCCCCCGCACCCACCGGCCCCGCCCCGGCCAAGCCCACCGCCACCGGCGAGCCCACCCCCGCCCCGGTCGTCCCCAGCCCGCAGGCGCCGCTCCCGACCCCCACCCAGGACCAGCCGACCGCCACCGCCCGGCCCACCCCGACGCGCCCGCCCAAGCCGACCACCCAGCCCACCGCCACCGCACCGCCCGTCAGCGGCACGGCGACTCCGCCCGCGGTGCCGTGA
- a CDS encoding winged helix DNA-binding domain-containing protein: MSRRVPVIGDEERRARVGRRHLLVPSGRVARVEEAADAVVGLHATDAATVYLSACARLAEPSAAAVERALYEDVSLVKLLAMRRTMFAVTEEFAPYVSSSTARAIAAKERATLLKHLRDLAEGWDEQRLAAAERAVLAALERRGEATTKELGDDVPELREQMVMSAGKPYENKQSVGSRLLRLLAADGHVRRGRPRGSWLSSSYPWAPVPQWPDVPVREAKAEVVRRWLASYGPATVEDVKWWTGWTLGDTRKALADVGADGVELTGGAAALVLPGDAEPVGEPEPWAALLPALDPTVMGWRGRDWYLRPEDVPALFDRAGNAGPTVWWCGRVVGGWAQRSDGEVVWRLFAGVGAEAEAAIAGEAARLAGWLGEVRVTPRFRTPLERELVAK; encoded by the coding sequence ATGAGCAGGCGTGTGCCGGTGATCGGGGACGAGGAGCGGCGGGCCCGGGTGGGGCGGCGGCACCTGTTGGTGCCGTCCGGGCGTGTGGCGCGGGTGGAGGAGGCGGCCGACGCGGTGGTCGGGCTGCATGCGACGGACGCCGCGACGGTGTACCTGTCGGCGTGCGCGCGGCTGGCGGAGCCGTCGGCGGCCGCGGTGGAGCGGGCGCTGTACGAGGACGTCTCGCTGGTGAAGCTGCTGGCGATGCGGCGGACGATGTTCGCGGTGACGGAGGAGTTCGCGCCGTACGTGAGTTCGTCGACGGCGCGGGCGATCGCCGCGAAGGAGCGGGCGACGCTGCTGAAGCACCTGCGGGATCTCGCCGAGGGCTGGGACGAGCAGCGGCTGGCGGCGGCCGAGCGCGCGGTGCTGGCCGCGCTGGAGCGGCGAGGCGAGGCGACGACGAAGGAACTCGGCGACGACGTCCCGGAGTTGCGCGAGCAGATGGTGATGTCGGCGGGCAAGCCGTACGAGAACAAGCAGAGCGTCGGCAGCCGGCTGCTGCGGCTGCTGGCCGCGGACGGGCACGTGCGGCGGGGGCGTCCGCGCGGGTCGTGGCTGAGCAGCAGCTACCCGTGGGCGCCGGTGCCGCAGTGGCCGGACGTGCCGGTGCGGGAGGCTAAGGCGGAGGTGGTGCGGCGCTGGCTGGCGTCGTACGGGCCGGCCACCGTCGAGGACGTGAAGTGGTGGACGGGCTGGACGCTGGGGGACACCCGCAAGGCGCTGGCGGACGTCGGCGCGGACGGCGTGGAGCTCACGGGCGGGGCGGCCGCGCTGGTGCTGCCGGGGGACGCGGAGCCGGTGGGCGAGCCGGAGCCGTGGGCGGCGCTGCTGCCGGCGCTGGATCCGACGGTGATGGGCTGGCGCGGGCGGGACTGGTACCTGCGGCCGGAGGACGTCCCGGCGCTGTTCGACCGGGCGGGCAATGCGGGGCCGACGGTGTGGTGGTGCGGCCGGGTGGTGGGCGGCTGGGCGCAACGCTCCGACGGTGAGGTGGTGTGGCGGCTGTTCGCCGGTGTCGGGGCGGAGGCCGAGGCCGCGATCGCGGGGGAGGCGGCGCGGTTGGCGGGCTGGCTGGGTGAGGTGCGGGTGACGCCGCGGTTCCGGACGCCGCTGGAGCGGGAGTTGGTCGCGAAGTAG
- a CDS encoding GroES family chaperonin has translation MLHDRVLVKIDAGEGERHSTGGIIIPATAELSKRCAWAEAVAVGQSVRAVEPGDRVLYDPEDKLEVEVRGATYVLLRERDLHAVAATRFGDTEGSTGLYL, from the coding sequence ATGCTGCACGACCGCGTCCTGGTGAAGATCGACGCCGGTGAGGGCGAGCGCCACTCGACGGGCGGGATCATCATTCCGGCCACCGCGGAGCTGTCGAAGCGCTGCGCCTGGGCCGAGGCCGTCGCGGTGGGCCAGAGCGTGCGCGCGGTGGAGCCGGGCGACCGCGTGCTGTACGACCCGGAGGACAAGCTGGAGGTCGAGGTCCGCGGCGCGACCTACGTGCTGCTGCGCGAGCGCGACCTGCACGCCGTCGCCGCGACCCGCTTCGGCGACACCGAGGGTTCGACGGGGCTTTACCTCTGA
- a CDS encoding DUF3618 domain-containing protein: MSARTTAQIEADIVRTRTQLAETLDELAMRVHPTTISAQVKAKAVAAVEEKAGKAYVAANGAVEKLRAQFVDEKGQPRAERIVPAALVGVGVVLLIASARKRRKG, from the coding sequence ATGTCGGCGCGGACGACCGCCCAGATCGAGGCGGACATCGTCCGGACCCGCACCCAGCTGGCGGAGACCCTGGACGAGCTGGCCATGCGCGTGCACCCGACCACCATCAGCGCCCAGGTCAAGGCCAAGGCCGTCGCCGCCGTCGAGGAGAAGGCCGGCAAGGCGTACGTGGCCGCCAACGGCGCGGTGGAGAAGCTGCGGGCGCAGTTCGTGGACGAGAAGGGGCAGCCGCGCGCGGAGCGGATCGTCCCGGCTGCGCTGGTCGGTGTCGGCGTGGTGCTGCTGATCGCCTCCGCCCGCAAGCGGCGCAAGGGCTGA